A stretch of the Drosophila sulfurigaster albostrigata strain 15112-1811.04 chromosome 2L, ASM2355843v2, whole genome shotgun sequence genome encodes the following:
- the LOC133843239 gene encoding neprilysin-4 translates to MLKLSLIGWLLCSLTWRTTPTSCRQTRPAPSIQELLATQLQSYMDTKARPCENFYQYACGNWQLHQQAPQDNKEEQPAAGQQQHQQQPQRDQREAQQDSQLQPSDTLAVLDYSLNRQLELLLRRGNAAGNESSAEEQQLLPELHEKMRSYYRACKRLKPYNLKKYLQLLPPSNGSHWPLLSRSWQPEKFNWLATIGRLRLYGLNGVLLKEQVLPRWDDAGSYSLYLDKPGLVETAPIGEGAMIELLLDIGQTKRVANELARQVDSFERQLHRLQELEDDEGAKEMQLGYLAEDLPQLQWLNYMQQLLGHDLDLRSTLIIQNVPYLRALDKLLQRQKPETLCNYIMLKLLAFLKQQGPAEISRVECIASLRRAMPLAASWLIGQRFHDPRNEAIVSDLFSRLKLRFGQLLAENRLQLQPPIVQVLREKLQAMRLQLGFVQLNDSDQVENYYERVQLSAHNFYGNQLALLRLRVEQNHELLLRENNCSLSDLSYLMELWQSSSSSPFYVKPRNLVMLPYGLLQLPVWHRNMSELQQHAMLGFALAHELLHGFDSSGIEYDSVGNIMGPSEEISSNSRFAQSLNCMQQQLATGSRSLNEKLADYEALRVVYETFFGADMLVDRKEPRDPLLPQFSQRQRFFISFAQFFCGKLQSLSLQASQHLEHAVDELRVLQTLANYEEFSREFGCERRTKMQAKQKCKVW, encoded by the coding sequence atgCTCAAGCTCAGCCTCATTGGCTGGCTGCTGTGCTCGCTCACGTGGCGCACCACGCCCACCAGCTGTCGCCAGACGCGGCCAGCTCCCAGCATCCAAGAGCTGCTCGCCACTCAGCTGCAGAGCTACATGGACACCAAGGCGCGACCGTGCGAGAATTTTTATCAGTATGCCTGCGGCAATTGGCAGCTGCATCAGCAAGCACCGCAAGACAACAAGGAGGAGCAACCAGCAGccggacagcagcagcatcagcagcaaccgcaAAGGGATCAACGCGAGGCACAGCAGGATTCACAATTGCAGCCAAGCGACACGCTTGCTGTGCTGGATTACTCGCTAAATCGTCAGCTTGAACTGTTGCTGCGACGTGGCAATGCAGCTGGCAATGAGAGCAGCGCCGAGGAGCAGCAATTGCTGCCAGAGCTGCACGAGAAGATGCGCAGCTATTATCGCGCCTGCAAGCGATTGAAGCCCTACAATCTGAAGAAGtatctgcagctgctgccgccgagCAACGGCAGCCACTGGCCGCTGTTGAGTCGGAGCTGGCAGCCGGAAAAGTTCAACTGGCTGGCTACAATTGGCAGACTTCGTTTGTATGGCTTGAATGGCGTGCTGCTTAAGGAGCAGGTGCTGCCGCGCTGGGACGATGCCGGGAGCTACAGTTTGTACCTGGACAAGCCCGGTTTGGTGGAGACAGCGCCCATAGGCGAGGGTGCCATGATCGAGCTGCTGTTGGACATTGGTCAGACAAAGCGCGTGGCCAATGAACTGGCCCGCCAGGTGGACAGCTTTGAACGGCAGCTGCATCGACTGCAGGAACTGGAGGACGACGAGGGCGCCAAGGAAATGCAGCTGGGCTATTTGGCCGAGGATTTGCCACAGCTGCAGTGGCTCAACTACATGCAGCAATTGCTTGGCCACGACTTGGATCTGCGCTCCACGCTCATCATACAGAATGTGCCGTACTTGCGGGCTCTGGACAAGCTGCTGCAGCGTCAGAAGCCGGAGACGCTGTGCAACTACATCATGCTGAAGCTGCTCGCATTCCTGAAGCAGCAAGGTCCAGCGGAGATATCGCGAGTCGAGTGCATTGCCAGCTTGAGGCGTGCCATGCCGTTGGCTGCCAGCTGGCTGATTGGACAGCGATTCCATGATCCGAGAAACGAGGCGATCGTGAGTGATCTATTCAGTCGTCTGAAGCTACGCTTTGGCCAGCTGCTCGCCGAGAATCGTCTGCAATTGCAGCCACCGATTGTGCAGGTGTTGCGAGAGAAGTTGCAAGCCATGCGACTGCAGCTGGGATTTGTGCAGTTGAATGACTCAGATCAGGTGGAGAATTACTACGAGAGAGTGCAGCTCAGTGCCCACAATTTCTATGGCAATCAGCTAGCTTTGCTGCGACTCCGCGTCGAACAGAATCACGAGTTGCTGCTCCGGGAGAACAACTGCTCGCTGTCGGATCTTAGCTATCTGATGGAGCTGTGGCAGAGCAGCAGCTCGTCGCCGTTCTATGTGAAGCCGAGGAACCTGGTGATGCTGCCGTACGGCCTGCTGCAACTGCCCGTGTGGCATCGCAACATGAGCGAGCTGCAGCAGCACGCGATGCTTGGCTTTGCCTTGGCCCACGAGCTGTTGCACGGCTTCGACAGCTCGGGCATTGAGTACGACAGCGTGGGCAACATTATGGGACCCAGCGAGGAGATTTCGAGCAACTCGCGCTTCGCACAGAGCCTCAACtgcatgcaacagcaacttgccACAGGGTCCAGGTCGCTCAACGAGAAGCTGGCCGACTACGAGGCATTGCGTGTGGTGTACGAGACGTTTTTCGGGGCAGACATGCTGGTGGATCGCAAGGAGCCAAGAGATCCGCTGCTGCCACAGTTCAGTCAACGGCAGCGCTTCTTCATCAGCTTCGCGCAGTTCTTTTGCGGCAAGTTGCAGAGCCTCAGCCTGCAGGCATCGCAGCATCTGGAGCACGCTGTTGATGAGTTGCGGGTGCTGCAAACGTTGGCCAACTACGAGGAATTCTCGCGTGAATTCGGCTGCGAGCGACGCACCAAAATGCAGGCGAAACAAAAGTGTAAAGTCTGgtga